The stretch of DNA CTGAAAGGAATCTTCCCAACGAACTTCAGCTTCTCCTGATCCTCCTCTTCTTGAGTAACAAAAGCCTTCCACTGGAAGTGGGCTATGATTTTACTCTGGTTGTGGATGACCACGGATCTGTGGTTTGACAGCATGATGTAGGTCTTCCCAACTGCCAAGGAGTTCGTGTCTAGCCTGATGTTGACATCTTCAGCCGCCCCATGAAGGCTTGTGTGAGTATCTTCACCTAGAACAAAGCAAAAGGGAGATATTGCTCACCGCCCTTGCTGACGGGAGTACAAGGAACGGAGGAAGCCACAGGGAACAGAAGTGTCACAGCTTTTAGCTGTATGAGCAGTTCCACAGATCAATGCATTTATTGCATCCCGAGAGCTGCATGTGTACAGCATGGGGACGTCCTGGGCACCACCTTAAAGCACCTTAGTTCTGGGTGGGCTTGTAGAGATTTATCCCTAAGGCGACACTACCTAAAAAAACAGACTTTTTCAGATGTGCCCAGGTAGCCTTTGGGTCGCCATCCCACCCGGGTCACAGGGAATTCTGCATCCAAGTCATTCAGGTGACTCCGAGGAGGCCCACCTCAGTCACGGCTTGCCCAGAGTCTCCTGCAAGCATGCCATCAGGGTTGTGTCTCTCCTGATCCCTTGTTGCCAACATGCCAAGATGCCTGGGGCATGCAGGCAGAAAAGGGAGgtaaaaagaaacaggcaaagtGACAGCCCACGACAGGATGGGATGCAGATGAGAACTTCACTGTCttggagcagcagcatcctcacTTGCTGTGGGTCTGCGAAGATGTCAGACTGAGACCGGTGGGACACAGCCCACACCAACCTgcccatcacagccctgcaagcccatttcttctgcctggAGCCTGCTGGTGCCTATGCCTGAGCGTGCAAGTCTACACCGAGTATTCCCAAGCTGTCCCACAACCCGAGCGAGCACACCTTTGCTTTCCACCTCAGACCGAGCTGAAGAGGAGAGAGCCACTGGCTATGCATGGCAGTCAATTAACGCCTGGAGTCTTGCTGGAGCACCTGCCAGCACTTCACCCTCCAGAAGTAACCCCCACCAAAGCGCCCTCATTGCCAAGAGCTTCCAAACCTTCATTCTTCCCAACCAAGCAACTCCCGGGAGTCAACTAAGCTCAAACTTGAGCGCCGAGCCTACTCTGCCTGTTGCAGGTGAGGGTCTCCCAGGTGAGGAGCAAACCACAAACATGAGACATCCTCCATCGAAATGGCACTTCTGTGGAGCGTGTTTAAAGCctcagagccagccccagctgagaaGGGCAGCGACCTGGCCACCCCTGGAGAGCATCCCCCTGCCGAGGCAGAGGCTTCTCCTCGCTGCACGGGTTACAGCAAGGCAGCCAGGGGATGGACCTGCCTTTCCAAGGCTGCCATGCAACAGCACAGggggagagctggctgcctACTGGATGGACTCCTTAAACCCTAAGCCAGACACAATCCAGCAGAATCACAGTCGTGCCGGCAAAAAGAGCCCCCCCTCTCTTGGAGGGAGGTTGGGGAACGACTCACCCTTCAAACAGATCTCTAGAGCCATTCCTTCATCTCCACACATGGAGAGTTCAGCCTTCGTGCCTGTATAACCTCAACTTCTCTGCTCTtaagggagcagaggaggagtgggagggaTTCGTGGCCAGAGATGAGTTATGTTGCGAGAAACAGCAACGTTTCCAATGACTGGACAGCCTGCTTTCTGTAACAGACAACTTAGCATACAAAAATAACCGAGGTTCAGAAGCGTTACAGAGGCAGGTGTGCTTTATAAGCATTGCCTTCCCCCTCCACTGAATCCTCGGTGTACGCTggcaagcagaggaagcaggacCCAAGAAATGGGAGACATGCACAGTGCTTCAAGCATGCACAGCTCCGGTTCATAAAAACATGACCTCATGCTCTACGAGACAACAAACTACTGCAAAATAAACTCCACAAAAACTATCATGATCTCACTGTCTAAACCCATGGCCACGTGGGTCTTGAAATAATGAGTATAGTTCTGATCTTAAAAACCAAGCTGAAGCCTTTGACATTTAATCattctttctgcccttctccaaAGTACAGAGCAGCTTCCATATGAAGACTGAACAGGATTCCTCAACCTAGAAATCACAGAAGAGATAGGTAGGTTTGTAAAAGCACGAATGGCCTGGGAAAATGTGAACAAgggaaaatttgtcaccatttGTCATAAAACAGGAACCCAAGGGCCTGAAATAGTATTAGTCAGAAATTACAGAAGTGTAGTAGTAGCACTTTCCCAAGGAATGAATATTCCTTCCTTTGGAACGTACTGCCATAGGAGCCTACAGAAGCTCATAGCTACAAACCCACAAAGCAACTGGACAAAGGCTTGGAAGGTAAAACCATCAGAAGTGATTAAACAAAGATGAGAATAAAGCCTCTAGCACAGAAAAAATGCTAACTCCAGGGCCCACGAGGCAGAAAGCATATGCACTGCCTGTTCTACATGCTTTGCTAAGCATCCCctactgctgctctcctggagaggAACCGGGGACACAGACACACTTATGCTCCCAGCTGACACCAGCGTCCCCCAGGGAGAGACCAGCACGAAGCCACACAGAACAAGGGCACACTCAGCCTTTGCCCCTTACCTGCTCACTTGAAGCACCAAAACATGCAgagatttcaaaagaaaagggtttAGCAGGAGTCTGCAAAGCAAGTTTAATGTTCTGCTTTGAAGGATGCAGAGCGTGGGCACCATGCAGTGTCCAGCACTTACCTGTGTCGTAGTGAACTGTCAGGGGTCTGGAATAATCACCCGTCTTCTGTGGGTGGAAGTCCACTGTTACTTGCACGGCATCACCAATCCCAAGAGTCCCAGCAGAGGGATCGACAGAGAAAGGGCTGTAACACAGAGAGGCACATCAGGATTATTGTGGGAGATTTGGGGACTATGCTCCTTTGGCTGTCTCGTTCACTTCAGCTCACCTGCGCAAGcaagaagcaaacaaaccacagtcagcagaagaaaaagagaacagacaGCATCAGAAACTGAGCCACCGACTCGACTCCTGAAGAGCTCCAGCCCTCAGAACATCCTATGCTATAAAATAACCTCGTCTCCCCCATACCCTGCATCGagttttctgcagcaaggctcAAGAGTCTGACTGCTAGCGATACGATCAGAGGAGGGTTTTTGAAGAGCACGGAGATGGTGAGGGTtatttgcatgcacagcttGACACGGACTTCCTCAGGAATCTGTCTTTTCCTGCCACCTATACACCTCAAGAGATATAAATGTCAAGGCAATGCTTGTCCCAGTGAGATTGCAGCTCGGAAATCAGACAGGGAGAAGATAATTTCTTCTTGAAGACCAGAGAATAACTGGAGTTTAATTTGCAgaattcatctttctttttttttctttttttttttttaccttgaaagCATCCTGGTTTTGCCTAAGAAAGAGCACATTTTATCAGCGTTTTAGTGAAAGCTGctctaagcaaagaaaaatcgAGTGCAAAGGCACATTAGAGTGATACAATAACAAGGAAACAAGACACAAAAGGAGTATCCCATTTACAGCCTGAACAATTAAATCTCTAGCTAAATGAAGCACCATCAACAGGAGCATATTGAGGCAAGTTTAACAGGAGGTTTTCGGTGTATTCACAGGCGATGCAATCTGGGGCTCCGGGTTGTAATCCAAGCTTGGTAACTGTTTGCTTGGCCCACTGGAGGAATTCTGTGCAATGTGTtggaaataattatgaaaaggTGTTGGTGTACTTTGGATTTAACACAAGCAATTATGATTTGTGGCCAGGTAAACAGCTCTCGGTTGACAGACATATAATTCAGTCTTTTAACGCTTAGGGAAAAGTCAGATGCAACATGCttctgcacaacagcagctgagcTTTGTGGCTCCTGTACAGCCCCacttagaaaacaaaagttaCTGGCTTTAGTGCTTTGCTGGTGGTCAATTTGTCACCTCAGAAACACCTTCTGGAGAGTTTTACAGTGATTAGGGAATgcagcacacaaaaataatgagaaaaactGGAGCCATGCATGAGCTGAGCTTCATTCATGGAAGCAGTGACAGCTGATGAAATTGCTGGAGCTCCTGCTCATTAAGGAGATATTGCTGCAATTAGGGGCCTGACCTGCTCCCATGACAACAGCAAGAACATCGGCAGTGACTAATGGAGAAGCACTGGGCCTGCATTGTTTACATACTGGACCTGAGTcacctgggagggaggaggaaagccaagGCGCCGCCAGCCTCAGAACCGGACTGCTCTACATGGCCCTACACCTGCACTGGGGGTTGTGCCTGCTTATACTGGGCAAggctctgctggtgcttggCTGGCATCACCGCCTGCTGggggaaaggcacagaaaaattccccccacccttttttttttttttttttttaaaccagaaacattgccaaaacagaaaagctgctggttaAGGGCCACACTTCAGCACTACCTCCCATCCCGTCCCCTTCCTACTCTGTCCCCATGTCTGCATACCCCTGCCCTCAGATAGCTGGGATAGGAATAACACTCCCGAGGATGACTTCAGGGGATGCCTAAGAAAGAAGGTATTTTCCCATCTTCAAATTACCAGAGAAGAGGATCCCACCAAGGTCAGGACTCATTCTCaggactgagaaacagagcacaagtcagacactgccacctcctgcctcccaccccacgcTGTACCCATGGGACAACTTTGTTACTGCTGTCGCAGGAGCTTCATATCCATCACGTAAACCTGGTTCTCCAAGACCCAGAGGGATGTAAGCTCCATGCTTAAACTGAACTCTGAATTTCAGTCCACATCACTaagctgttccctgcagcctaCAGATAAGAGATGCTAAGGAAACGTCTCTGACAAATGAAAACCACTGCCAAGAGATGAAGCTGGCAGGCTAAACTCTGTCCTTCTCTCCATTAATTGTGAGCTGTTCTTTAAGATAATTCTTGTCCTGTTAGAGAATCACTACTGCtcctgaaaaaacaggaaagataaggtttggaggttttttaacagcttctttTCTGACATCCTTTTTAACTATGTCCATTTGTATGTTTGCTTTGTTGTACAACATCTAAACTGTCACAGGTCCAGATCTCCCAATGGTGCCTTGCAATCCCCAGCTTGTATAAACTCATCTAGCCGCACCAGCCTGAGGGAGACCTTCCCACCAGAACCTGCTGAGATCTTGCCCGTTactgccctgcagaaagggagcaACACCAGACTAGTAAGCAATTTCATACAGATCTGTTCTGACATTTAcatcttgcttgctttcaccAGGCATCAGCTCCCCATCCTGACAGCTGGGCAAAAGTTAAGTCCCATGAGGACACCACCAGCAAAATACTCCTGACAAGTCAGAAACACAACTGACAAGTGAACAAAGCTGACAGTTCTGTGGCTCAGGCTCTCCAACCACcactctgccttctctcctgCAACCATACATTTTAGTCAGTGCAGTGTGCACGGAGGCTGCAACATACTTCAAGTCCCGTGGTATGCTTCTCTTctaaaacccaagaaatttTTAGTCCACTGGTGTCTTAATTTGCATTACAAAATCATGCGAGTTTCTgagaatttatttcattacaagTTGCCTCCAACCCCAAGACAGACAGTAAAATTACCAGTGATTGCATTGCCTCATCTGTCAGCTAAGGcctattgcaggaaaaaaactaaaGGTCATTTAATCTTggcatacattattttttagtaATGGTATAAAAGCCAAAGTCAAGCACCGTAACCATTCCAGTAAACACAGTCTGTTAGGTCAAAGCATCCAAGACTCCACCCCTGTACCAGAAACATCCTGCACAGAGTCAGCAGCATCTCACaagctctctctttccctctttccctgcacCTCGGCTCTGTTGTCCTGTCCTTGTACATCCTGTGGCAACTCTCCAATCCCACACCTCGATGTTGTATATGGGTACTACAGGGGGCTCCTAGCACTGCACCTTGTAGCATCATTTCCTGAGCTTTCAGAGCCTGATGGGACATTCCTTAATGTATCTTCTCAGACGGATTCTCTCTGACCCCATAGCACAGCATAGCACAAGGTCTGTAACgtcaggaaaaggcagtgctgtgctgaatCTGGTTCCAGACaccattttcaactgaaatttaCTGGAATGACATTTATCTCCCTGAATGCCATGGAGAAGAAACTCGTTATCCAGCCTTAACAATGAGAATGACAGGAAGAGACTTTCTATATTTATACTAGtactattttttattactaagctgtgcagggaagagctgggtATGGACATGCACAGGGAGGGCAGGCACAAAGCCAAGCTGCATAATGGGGAGTGCTTTGGTGTTGGGGGGGGTTTTCCCCCTTTATGAAACAGGGGTCAAAACAGGGCCATGTTTTCTGGTAGATACCACAGCAAGGGAGAGCTCTGAACAAGCAACAGTAGAACGATGCTAAATTGGCCCCGTGGATTCACTTGAGAGCTCTGCCTTGCAGCGAAACACACCACAGAAAAAGCCCTTAGATAAAGGAGTAAGAGGCAAGGAATGTCATCGTGAAGCGATTCCATGCAAGAGCAGAGCTCTCAGAACTGACCAAGAGGAAAGGTTAGCATTGGAGATGGGCTGGGAAATGCACTGAAGGTGGCAGGTAGGTTATGCTTGATTCCATAGTGAAGGGAATCTtgagaaaggaggcagagagaagtgaCAGGAGCAGCACACAGGACTAGGAAACAGTGGCACCTGCAGCTGGCTTGCAAAGGGGCAAGAGCCTGAATTTGCTCAGGCCATAAGACAGAAGTTTCAGTTGTGCCGAGGACACAGAGGTCAGCTGATGTCTATAAACTTCGATCTCTGATTCCCTTCTACTCCACTAAgcctcctgcccctctcccatGCATGCATGCTTATATGTAGCAACACACAAAGCTATTATGTGATATTAGTATTGGCTTTAACACAACGCTACATCCTTACTCAGCAAAACCTAAGCACACGTTCAAGCTGCTTAAGTTCTCTGCTAAATAAGAAGAGACTAAAACAGTCCTGAATTTAAGTCTGTAAGGCTGGCACTCCTTTCCCCTACCACCTATGCCATCACTCTTAAATACTGTGTCTCATATCCACACTTTAAGGTCTCCAGGACAGGGAGCATAACTCATTAATTTTTCCAAAGCACAGGTTTAAGTGTTTGTGACTATGATTAATCAGCAAGTTATTACGGGAGTCATTCCAAAGAATTCATGACGTTAAACTAAAAACTACCCCTCTTGTTGGTGACGATGCAGCCTTGGTTATAGCCTCGATCGCAGGGAAATCAAtcccctggcagcaggaggaaaacgGTCTCTCCCATGAAAGCCTCTGTAAATAGAGTTGTTCAAAGACAACTGCCAGCTAATGATCTACTCGCCTGTGGAGCAGTGTACTGCTCTGACTCTCCAACCTACCTGTCATGCCAGCTGGGAGGCCACTTTTCTGCTGGGGTTGCTGGAGCCACTGAGCTCACCTGGGACCTTGGGGAGGTACCTGAGCAACttctcacagcacaagcagcagggaaccCACTGTCACACAGTGcagtccccagcactggctggaagAACCGCTCCTGGCACACCATGGCCTCATCGCACAGGGAGAAAGAACGTGGGGGTTCTGCTCTCAGGCTGCAAGGGGACATGCTGACCTGGTCAAGAGGGGGGAACACTTGGATTCTGAGTGGAGGATACAAGCTTGGGGCACTACAGTCAAGATactggagggctgggctgccatTCACTGGGACACAGCAGAACCGCATGCAGCCGAGGGATGGGAAATGCAAACACCTGTATTTGGGGTGGAAGAATCCCCGGCAGTACGGGCTGGTGGGCACAAAAGCCTTTCTACAGAAAGGGAGCTtagaggctgcagcacaggacaTACAGGGGGATGCTGGGATAAAGGGCTTTGCACAGCCTGGAGGAGGACAGAGCAAGGCTGGTATTACCTGTTCTTACTTTTCGTGTTGTGTACACACCTGATTGAACTTTGACACTGGTCTTGCTTTCAGCGCCATGTTTGctcagatgatctccagaggtcccttccgaAGTTATTCTGCGTTTATCTTCTCAATCAGCCCAATTCCATTTCACATAGTCCCCAAATTTCTCGTATTTCCTACACATTTGTGCATATATACAAGCAGATGGTAGACAGACAGGCATTGGAGGAACTCAACCTCTAAGAAAGTTCCTAATGAAGAATCCATTATGACATTTTGctgaacacaaagcaaaaaaataaaaagagcagaaacacaggaacttcagagtatttaaaaagaaatctgaatgaaagtgGAGGCGACTTCATTAGAATAAAACGCTGCTTATATTCAAAGATTTAAATCAtcagtttgaaatttcaaaCTGGCTTTCAAAAGTTCATAACGAAATGACTGATGCCTTCAGCTGACATGGGAAATCTTACCAGCTTTTGATCTCTGCACACACGCAATCCAGCTATTCAGAATTCTACTTTTTTGTGTCGtatgaaataaagcttttgtaaCGCTTCTCATCTCTTTGTTGCAAATCAGGACTGAAAAATTTAATTGCTGAAGTTCAGCATAAAATCC from Falco peregrinus isolate bFalPer1 chromosome 12, bFalPer1.pri, whole genome shotgun sequence encodes:
- the LOC129785416 gene encoding hydrocephalus-inducing protein homolog yields the protein MQSPFSVDPSAGTLGIGDAVQVTVDFHPQKTGDYSRPLTVHYDTGEDTHTSLHGAAEDVNIRLDTNSLAVGKTYIMLSNHRSVVIHNQSKIIAHFQWKAFVTQEEEDQEKLKFVGKIPFRGRCVAKFFN